A region from the Pseudomonas sp. P8_229 genome encodes:
- a CDS encoding 3-hydroxyacyl-CoA dehydrogenase, translating into MSQTSFDIQQAAVIGAGTMGRGIVMCLANAGIAVQWVDNNPQMLEQALGTVADTYAHNVRQGRIDQVEADARIARISTAADYAAIRNVDLVIEAVYENLELKQKIFRELDGLLKPEALLASNTSALDIDAIAAATRRPAQVLGLHFFSPAHIMKLLEIVRGAQTSPAVLEAALTLGKRMGKVSVVSGNCHGFIGNRMLHPYVLEARKMLLEGAYPQQVDAALQGFGFAMGPFRMYDVVGIDLEWRARELVGIGQDAPEVQVDNRLCELGRFGQKSGNGYYHYEPGSRQAEHDPEVDALVLRVSEELGFQRREIGPEEILERCLLALVNEGAKILQEDIAESAHDIDLVYLNGYGFPADKGGPMAWADQQGLADIHQRLLALETRQGDQWKPARLIDELAVQGKGFADR; encoded by the coding sequence ATGAGCCAGACATCCTTCGATATTCAGCAAGCTGCCGTGATTGGCGCGGGCACCATGGGCCGTGGCATTGTCATGTGCCTGGCCAATGCCGGCATCGCTGTGCAGTGGGTTGATAACAATCCGCAGATGCTTGAGCAGGCGCTGGGCACGGTAGCGGACACTTATGCACACAACGTGCGGCAGGGCCGGATCGATCAGGTCGAAGCGGATGCACGTATTGCACGGATCAGCACGGCGGCCGATTACGCGGCGATCCGTAATGTCGATCTGGTGATCGAAGCGGTGTACGAAAACCTTGAGCTCAAGCAGAAGATCTTTCGCGAACTGGATGGCCTGCTCAAACCTGAAGCATTGTTGGCGAGTAATACGTCGGCGCTGGATATCGATGCGATTGCCGCGGCTACCCGGCGTCCAGCGCAAGTGCTGGGCCTGCACTTCTTCAGCCCGGCGCACATCATGAAACTGCTGGAAATCGTCCGCGGTGCGCAGACTTCACCGGCGGTTTTGGAGGCTGCGCTGACACTGGGCAAACGCATGGGCAAAGTCAGTGTGGTGTCGGGCAACTGCCATGGTTTTATCGGCAATCGCATGCTGCATCCGTATGTGCTGGAGGCACGCAAGATGCTGCTCGAAGGCGCTTATCCACAGCAGGTGGACGCGGCGTTGCAGGGGTTTGGTTTTGCCATGGGGCCGTTTCGCATGTACGACGTGGTCGGTATCGATCTCGAATGGCGTGCCCGTGAGCTGGTCGGCATCGGTCAGGACGCGCCTGAGGTTCAAGTGGATAACCGATTGTGCGAGCTGGGCCGATTTGGCCAGAAGTCCGGTAACGGTTATTACCATTACGAACCGGGCAGCCGTCAGGCTGAGCATGACCCTGAGGTCGATGCGCTGGTGTTGCGGGTCAGTGAGGAGTTGGGCTTCCAGCGTCGTGAGATCGGTCCGGAGGAAATTCTCGAGCGTTGCCTGTTGGCGCTGGTCAACGAGGGCGCAAAGATTCTGCAGGAAGATATTGCCGAGTCGGCGCATGACATTGATCTGGTGTATCTGAACGGTTATGGCTTCCCGGCAGACAAAGGCGGGCCAATGGCGTGGGCAGATCAACAGGGGCTGGCGGATATTCATCAGCGCTTGCTGGCGCTGGAGACGCGGCAGGGCGATCAGTGGAAACCTGCGCGGTTGATTGACGAGCTGGCGGTGCAAGGGAAGGGGTTTGCCGATCGTTAA
- a CDS encoding thioesterase family protein, producing MSNPMPQRTDYPHFQPITTRWHDNDAYGHVNNVTYYSFFDTAVNTYLIQVGGLDIHDGEVVGFVVSSACDYFASIAFPDLIEIGLRVGKLGNSSVQYELAVFKVGESEACAAGRFVHVFVDRTTNQPVPIPGRLRDALERLVV from the coding sequence ATGTCCAACCCGATGCCCCAACGCACCGACTACCCGCACTTCCAGCCCATCACCACGCGCTGGCACGACAACGATGCCTACGGGCATGTGAATAACGTCACCTATTACAGCTTCTTCGACACAGCGGTGAATACCTACCTGATCCAGGTCGGTGGTCTGGATATTCATGACGGTGAGGTGGTGGGGTTCGTGGTCAGTTCGGCCTGTGACTATTTTGCCTCGATTGCTTTTCCGGACCTGATCGAGATTGGTCTGCGGGTCGGCAAGCTGGGCAACAGTTCGGTGCAATACGAGCTGGCGGTGTTCAAGGTCGGTGAAAGCGAGGCGTGTGCAGCGGGACGTTTTGTCCATGTGTTCGTGGATCGGACGACCAATCAACCGGTACCGATTCCAGGTAGATTGCGTGATGCGTTGGAGCGCCTGGTGGTTTGA
- a CDS encoding glycine zipper domain-containing protein, which produces MKFSSILLLSLGLVSGFASAGGTAEAGVGGALGGVLGSVVGQSLGGSTGSTIGAALGGAGGSAVGANKHSRGEAAIGGALGAAGGNVVGRSMGGTTGSLIGAAAGGGAGGALGNYMGNQSNDEGRHYDRGRDDRRYYRDEHRGRGHAYGHRKHHRYYRD; this is translated from the coding sequence ATGAAGTTCTCCTCGATTCTCTTGTTGTCCCTTGGCCTGGTCAGTGGCTTCGCTTCTGCCGGAGGCACCGCCGAAGCAGGCGTGGGCGGCGCATTGGGCGGGGTTCTTGGCTCGGTCGTCGGTCAGTCTTTAGGCGGCAGCACAGGTTCAACCATTGGCGCAGCCCTGGGCGGCGCGGGTGGTAGCGCGGTGGGCGCCAACAAACACAGCCGTGGTGAAGCAGCCATTGGCGGTGCGTTGGGTGCAGCCGGCGGTAACGTGGTTGGCCGCAGCATGGGCGGCACCACCGGCAGCCTGATCGGCGCCGCAGCAGGTGGCGGCGCCGGTGGCGCGCTGGGCAACTACATGGGCAACCAGAGCAATGACGAAGGTCGTCATTACGATCGTGGCCGTGACGACCGTCGCTACTACCGCGACGAACATCGTGGTCGCGGCCATGCCTACGGCCATCGCAAGCATCACCGCTACTATCGCGACTAA
- a CDS encoding FdhF/YdeP family oxidoreductase produces the protein MSQHHQADQKPVPRYKPYKGAAGGWGALISVAQAWLTSDNALKNLRMMLKTNQNGGFDCPGCAWGDSPESGMVKFCENGAKAVNWEATKRRVDGKFFAKHSVTALLEQSDYWLEYQGRLTEPMVYDAQTDRYKPIAWDDAFALIGKHLQALSSPDQAEFYTSGRASNEAAYLYQLFVRSYGTNNFPDCSNMCHEASGVALAQSVGVGKGTVTFDDFEHADAIFVWGQNPGTNHPRMLEPLREAVKRGAQVVCINPLKERGLERFQHPQHPIEMLTNGDKPTNTAYFRPALGGDMALLRGMAKFLLQWERDAQKAGAPAVFDHDFLNAHSANVLEYLGVVDDTPWEQIVEQSGLTLVEIEQAARMYAKGKNVIMCWAMGITQHRHSVPTIQEIANLMLLRGNIGKPGAGLCPVRGHSNVQGDRTMGINERPPVAFLDSLERRFQFKVPRENGHNVVEAIHAMAEGRAKVFIGLGGNFAQATPDSPRTFAALSNCDLTVQISTKLNRSHLAHGKDALILPCLGRTDIDIQTEGPQAVTVEDSFSMVHASNGQLQPLSNQMRSEPAIIAGIAAATLGSKPVDWNWLVADYRRIRDLIADTIPGFKDFNEKVKNPGGFYLGNSAGARKWSTPSGRANFRANMLPKDLVHERTRATGQLPDLILQSMRSHDQYNTTIYGLDDRYRGVKGQRDVLFANEADIIRLGFRPGQKADIVSLWDDGRERRVKGFTLLAFDIPAGQAAAYYPEVNPLVPLESTGEGSHTPTSKFIAIRLEAASETGLIMAKSA, from the coding sequence GTGAGCCAACATCATCAAGCCGACCAGAAACCCGTCCCGCGCTACAAACCCTACAAGGGTGCCGCCGGTGGCTGGGGTGCCCTGATCAGTGTGGCCCAGGCCTGGTTGACCAGCGACAACGCGCTGAAGAACCTGCGCATGATGCTCAAGACCAACCAGAACGGCGGCTTCGACTGCCCGGGCTGCGCGTGGGGCGATTCGCCGGAAAGCGGCATGGTCAAGTTCTGCGAGAACGGCGCCAAAGCGGTGAACTGGGAAGCGACCAAACGCCGGGTGGACGGCAAATTCTTCGCCAAACACAGCGTGACCGCGCTGCTGGAGCAGAGCGACTACTGGCTTGAATACCAGGGCCGCCTGACCGAACCGATGGTCTACGACGCCCAGACCGACCGCTACAAACCCATTGCCTGGGACGACGCCTTCGCCCTGATCGGCAAGCACCTGCAAGCCCTGTCGAGCCCGGATCAAGCCGAGTTCTACACCTCGGGCCGGGCCAGCAACGAAGCGGCGTACCTGTATCAGCTGTTCGTGCGCTCCTACGGCACCAACAATTTCCCCGACTGCTCGAACATGTGCCACGAGGCCAGCGGTGTGGCGTTGGCGCAGAGCGTTGGCGTCGGCAAAGGCACCGTGACCTTCGACGACTTCGAACACGCTGACGCGATTTTCGTCTGGGGCCAGAACCCCGGCACCAACCATCCACGGATGCTCGAACCGCTGCGTGAAGCGGTGAAACGCGGCGCGCAAGTGGTGTGCATCAACCCGTTGAAAGAGCGTGGACTGGAACGTTTCCAGCACCCGCAGCACCCGATCGAAATGCTCACCAACGGCGACAAGCCGACCAACACCGCGTACTTCCGTCCGGCACTGGGCGGCGACATGGCGCTGCTGCGCGGCATGGCCAAGTTCCTTCTGCAATGGGAGCGCGATGCGCAGAAGGCTGGCGCCCCGGCGGTGTTCGATCACGACTTCCTCAATGCCCACAGCGCCAACGTGCTGGAGTACCTCGGCGTGGTCGATGACACGCCGTGGGAGCAGATCGTCGAGCAATCCGGCCTGACGTTGGTGGAAATCGAGCAAGCCGCGCGCATGTATGCCAAGGGCAAGAACGTGATCATGTGCTGGGCGATGGGCATCACCCAGCATCGCCACTCGGTGCCGACCATCCAGGAAATCGCCAACCTGATGCTGCTGCGCGGCAACATCGGCAAACCCGGCGCCGGTCTGTGCCCGGTACGCGGCCACAGTAACGTGCAGGGCGACCGCACCATGGGCATCAACGAGCGCCCGCCGGTGGCCTTCCTCGACTCGCTGGAACGGCGCTTTCAGTTCAAGGTGCCACGTGAGAACGGGCACAATGTGGTCGAGGCGATTCACGCCATGGCCGAGGGCCGCGCCAAGGTCTTTATCGGTTTGGGTGGCAACTTCGCCCAGGCCACACCGGACAGCCCGCGCACCTTCGCGGCGCTGAGCAATTGCGACCTGACCGTGCAGATCAGCACCAAGCTCAACCGCAGCCATCTGGCCCACGGTAAAGACGCTTTGATTCTGCCGTGCCTGGGTCGTACCGACATCGACATCCAGACCGAAGGCCCGCAAGCGGTCACCGTGGAAGACTCCTTCAGCATGGTTCACGCCTCCAACGGCCAGTTGCAGCCGCTGTCGAACCAGATGCGCTCGGAACCGGCGATCATCGCCGGTATCGCCGCCGCCACGCTGGGCAGCAAACCGGTGGACTGGAACTGGCTGGTGGCCGACTACCGACGCATCCGCGACCTGATCGCCGACACCATTCCAGGCTTCAAGGACTTCAACGAGAAGGTCAAAAACCCAGGTGGTTTCTACCTCGGCAACTCGGCCGGCGCGCGCAAATGGAGTACCCCATCGGGCCGGGCCAATTTCCGCGCCAACATGCTGCCCAAGGATCTGGTGCACGAACGCACCCGCGCCACCGGGCAACTGCCGGATCTGATCCTGCAATCGATGCGTTCCCACGATCAGTACAACACCACGATCTATGGTCTCGACGACCGTTATCGCGGGGTCAAGGGCCAGCGCGATGTGCTGTTCGCCAACGAGGCCGACATCATTCGCCTGGGCTTCCGTCCGGGGCAGAAGGCCGACATCGTGTCGCTGTGGGACGATGGTCGTGAGCGTCGGGTGAAGGGCTTTACCTTGCTGGCGTTTGATATTCCGGCGGGGCAGGCAGCGGCCTATTACCCGGAAGTGAATCCGCTGGTGCCGCTGGAAAGCACCGGGGAAGGCAGCCATACGCCGACATCGAAGTTCATTGCGATCCGGCTCGAGGCAGCGAGTGAGACCGGGTTGATCATGGCCAAGTCCGCGTAA
- the fdhD gene encoding formate dehydrogenase accessory sulfurtransferase FdhD, with the protein MNAKRPACAAPALETPAPAASQTYSYSDLPLVESASTALAEEVALAIAYNGISQAVMLVTPTDLEDFIVGFSLGSGIIEDASDIYDLQLTGAGSAQYAQVTIANRAFWNLKQQRRQLAGTSGCGLCGVEAVEQALPDLNVLPGAPLPPAAWLDGLRQRIGAFQPLGQHCGAVHAAVFMNASGELLLGREDIGRHNALDKLIGGLIRQKISTDGGLAIVTSRCSLELIQKVLRAGIQTLVSLSAPTGLAVQWARRHNLNLIHLPQKNAPRVYSPAMENQA; encoded by the coding sequence ATGAACGCCAAGCGCCCAGCCTGCGCGGCGCCTGCACTCGAAACGCCCGCGCCCGCCGCCAGCCAGACTTACAGCTACAGTGACCTGCCCCTTGTGGAATCGGCCAGCACCGCGCTCGCCGAGGAAGTTGCGTTGGCGATTGCCTACAACGGCATCAGCCAGGCCGTGATGCTGGTGACGCCAACGGATCTGGAAGACTTCATCGTCGGCTTCAGCCTCGGCAGCGGCATCATCGAGGATGCCAGCGACATCTATGACCTGCAACTGACCGGCGCAGGCTCCGCGCAATACGCGCAAGTGACCATCGCCAACCGCGCATTCTGGAACCTCAAGCAACAGCGTCGGCAACTCGCCGGCACCAGCGGCTGCGGATTGTGCGGCGTCGAGGCGGTGGAACAGGCGTTGCCCGACCTTAACGTGTTGCCCGGCGCACCGTTGCCGCCCGCCGCATGGCTCGACGGCCTGCGCCAGCGCATCGGCGCGTTCCAGCCACTCGGCCAGCACTGCGGCGCGGTACACGCGGCGGTGTTCATGAATGCCAGCGGTGAATTGCTGCTGGGTCGCGAAGACATCGGCCGGCACAACGCCCTCGACAAGCTGATCGGCGGCCTGATCCGCCAGAAGATATCCACAGACGGTGGCCTGGCGATCGTCACCAGCCGTTGCAGCCTCGAATTGATCCAGAAAGTCCTGCGCGCCGGCATCCAGACCCTGGTCAGCCTGTCCGCACCCACGGGCCTTGCCGTGCAATGGGCCCGTCGCCACAACCTCAATCTCATCCACCTGCCGCAGAAGAATGCGCCGCGGGTCTACAGCCCAGCGATGGAGAATCAAGCGTGA
- the lysM gene encoding peptidoglycan-binding protein LysM encodes MSIFSFVKEAGEKLIDLLTPGNANASEQLKEHISKVGLGNPNVQATVDGDKVTVTGDVASQEEKEKILLAVGNIAGVGSVDDQITVTGPVVVAAEFVEVKAGDTLSAISLRVYGNANQYEKIFEANKPMLKDVNKIYPGQKLRIPK; translated from the coding sequence ATGAGTATTTTTAGCTTTGTGAAAGAAGCCGGCGAAAAACTGATCGACCTGTTGACCCCGGGCAACGCCAATGCCAGCGAGCAGTTGAAGGAACATATCAGCAAGGTCGGGTTGGGCAATCCGAATGTTCAGGCGACCGTGGACGGCGACAAGGTCACGGTTACCGGTGACGTAGCGAGCCAGGAGGAGAAGGAAAAGATTCTGCTGGCGGTGGGTAATATTGCCGGTGTTGGCAGTGTGGATGACCAGATCACGGTGACCGGTCCGGTGGTGGTGGCTGCCGAGTTTGTTGAAGTTAAGGCCGGGGACACTCTTAGTGCGATCTCGCTGCGGGTTTATGGCAATGCCAACCAGTACGAAAAGATCTTCGAGGCCAACAAACCGATGCTCAAGGATGTGAACAAGATTTATCCAGGGCAGAAGCTTCGTATTCCGAAGTAA
- the yrfG gene encoding GMP/IMP nucleotidase, whose translation MPSLPWSDIDTVLLDMDGTLLDLHFDNHFWLEHLPQRYAELHGVSRAMADMELQPLFERHAGQLQWYCLDFWSTELKLSVRELKLETAHLIALRPDADTFLQTIKQAGKRVIMITNAHRDSLSLKLERVELAPYFERLISSHDYGFPKENPQFWDALQADIDFDPARSLFIDDTLPILRSARSFGVAHLLAVKEPDSRKGPKDTAEFAAVEDYRELIIGL comes from the coding sequence ATGCCTTCTTTACCCTGGTCTGACATCGATACCGTCCTGCTGGACATGGACGGTACGTTGCTGGATCTGCACTTCGACAACCATTTCTGGCTGGAACACCTGCCCCAGCGCTACGCCGAACTGCACGGTGTCAGCCGGGCCATGGCCGACATGGAGTTGCAGCCGCTGTTCGAGCGCCATGCCGGTCAGCTGCAGTGGTATTGCCTGGACTTCTGGAGCACCGAACTGAAACTCTCGGTGCGTGAACTGAAACTGGAAACCGCGCACCTGATCGCGCTGCGTCCGGATGCCGACACGTTTCTGCAAACGATCAAACAGGCTGGCAAACGGGTGATCATGATCACCAACGCACACCGCGATTCACTGTCGCTGAAACTGGAGCGGGTTGAACTGGCGCCGTATTTCGAACGGCTGATCAGCTCCCACGATTACGGTTTCCCCAAGGAGAATCCACAGTTCTGGGATGCCTTGCAGGCAGACATCGACTTTGATCCGGCGCGCAGCCTGTTTATCGATGACACCCTGCCGATCCTGCGCAGTGCGCGAAGTTTTGGTGTGGCGCATCTACTGGCGGTCAAAGAGCCGGACAGCCGCAAAGGGCCGAAGGACACCGCCGAGTTTGCGGCGGTCGAGGATTATCGCGAGTTGATCATCGGGCTTTGA
- the nudE gene encoding ADP compounds hydrolase NudE: MRQKPTVLAREIVATSRLFCVEELKLRFSNGVERTYERLVGKGAGYGAVMIVAMLDSEHAVLVEEYCGGTDEYELSLPKGLIEPGEDVLAAAERELKEEAGFGARQLEHLTELSLSPGYMSQKIQVVLATDLYEERLEGDEPEPMRVDKVNLRELVALAQNPQFTEGRALAALYLARDLLTQRGFFQA; the protein is encoded by the coding sequence ATGCGCCAGAAACCCACTGTACTCGCCCGCGAGATCGTCGCCACCAGTCGCCTGTTTTGCGTCGAAGAACTGAAGCTGCGTTTTTCCAATGGCGTGGAGCGCACCTACGAGCGTCTGGTCGGCAAAGGTGCGGGCTATGGCGCGGTGATGATCGTGGCGATGCTCGACAGCGAACACGCGGTGCTGGTCGAGGAATATTGCGGCGGCACTGACGAATACGAACTGTCCCTGCCCAAAGGCTTGATCGAGCCGGGTGAGGATGTGCTGGCAGCGGCCGAGCGCGAGCTCAAGGAAGAGGCCGGTTTTGGCGCCCGCCAACTGGAGCACCTGACCGAGCTGTCGCTGTCGCCCGGTTACATGAGCCAGAAGATTCAGGTGGTGCTGGCCACCGATCTCTACGAAGAGCGCCTGGAGGGCGACGAGCCCGAGCCGATGCGGGTCGACAAGGTCAACCTGCGTGAACTGGTGGCGCTGGCGCAAAATCCGCAATTTACCGAAGGTCGTGCCTTGGCGGCACTGTATCTGGCCCGTGATCTGCTGACGCAACGCGGGTTCTTTCAGGCATGA
- the cysQ gene encoding 3'(2'),5'-bisphosphate nucleotidase CysQ: protein MSFPHPLMAPVIELALRAGEAILPFWRAGVEVTAKSDDSPVTAADLAAHHVIVAGLTVLDSSIPILSEEDADIPQSVRAGWQRWWLVDPLDGTKEFISGSEEFTVNIALIENGRVVFGVVSMPTSGRFYVGGAGLGAWRGDKDATPIAIQVRDVLAPDEAFTVVASRRHSSPEQERLLAGLSASLGELQLANIGSSLKFCLLAEGAADCYPRLAPTSQWDTAAAQGVLEGAGGEVLDLQGEAFCYPARESLLNEFFLALPAKAAWRARLLELARS, encoded by the coding sequence ATGAGTTTTCCCCACCCGTTGATGGCGCCGGTGATTGAGCTGGCATTGCGAGCTGGCGAGGCGATCCTGCCGTTTTGGCGCGCCGGTGTTGAAGTCACCGCGAAGTCCGATGATTCCCCGGTGACAGCGGCAGACCTGGCTGCGCACCATGTGATCGTGGCCGGACTCACCGTGCTGGATTCCAGCATTCCGATTCTTTCCGAAGAAGACGCCGACATCCCGCAGAGTGTGCGTGCCGGGTGGCAGCGCTGGTGGTTGGTGGATCCGCTGGATGGCACCAAGGAATTCATCAGTGGCAGTGAAGAATTCACCGTCAACATCGCCCTGATCGAAAACGGTCGGGTAGTGTTTGGTGTGGTATCGATGCCGACCAGTGGCCGGTTTTATGTGGGCGGTGCCGGTCTTGGCGCGTGGCGCGGCGACAAGGACGCAACGCCGATCGCGATTCAAGTGCGGGATGTGCTCGCCCCCGATGAAGCGTTCACCGTGGTGGCGAGCCGTCGGCACTCGAGTCCGGAGCAGGAGCGCCTGCTCGCCGGTTTGAGCGCCAGCCTGGGCGAGTTGCAACTGGCAAACATCGGCAGTTCGCTGAAGTTTTGTCTGTTGGCCGAAGGTGCCGCGGATTGTTACCCAAGACTGGCGCCGACTTCGCAATGGGACACCGCTGCGGCGCAGGGCGTGCTCGAAGGTGCTGGCGGCGAGGTATTGGATCTGCAGGGCGAAGCGTTTTGTTATCCAGCGCGGGAATCGCTGCTCAATGAATTCTTTCTGGCGCTGCCGGCGAAAGCGGCGTGGCGCGCAAGGCTACTGGAACTGGCCCGCTCCTGA